Part of the Fodinicola acaciae genome is shown below.
AGCGTTTCCAGTTGGTCGCGGCTTTCGCGAAAATCACCGGCGACGGCGTCCAGCTGCTCGGCGAGGGCTCGCCGCGATCCGCGCGCGTACGCGCCGCCCACGACATTTTCCGTTGGTTTGACCAGGAAATCGAACCGCTGTGGCGGCGTTATGAGGCAGGTAGATGAAAATCGTCATCGTGGCGGTTGGATCGCGTGGCGACATCGCACCTTTCACCGGACTGGCCATGCGGCTGCGATCGGCCGGCCATGACGTGGCGATCGCGACGCAGCGGATCTTCGCCGACACCGTACGCGCGACCGGATGCGAGTTTCGCGTTATTCCTGGCAACATCCAGGAACTGCTGGCCGCCAACGCGGAGTGGGCCGAGGCCGGCGGGGGACTGCGCGGCATAAAGGTGAATCTCCAGCTGAGCCGGCAGTTGATGGACGACGTGGCCGCCGGCATCGTGCCGGCCTGCGAAGGCGCCGATGTCTTGTTGCTGCAGCGGGCGGCGCAGGTGCACGGCTATCTGGTGGGTCGGGCGATGAGCATCCCGACGATCGGGCTGGAGCTGTTTCCGGGAGCGCCGACCGAGGAGTTCGCGCCGGCCGCGTACGGTGCGCGTTCGCTCGGAAAATGGGGAAACCGATCGCTGATTCGGCTGCTCGCGCGTATTCCCAACAATCTCGACGGACCGCTCAAGGATTTCTGCCGTACGCTGGGACTTCCGGCTCGCGGCGTCGGCGCGGTCCGGATCGAGATGACCGACGATCGGCACTGGCCGCTGCTGCATGGTTTCAGTCCCGAGATCGTGCCGCGACCGGCGGACTGGCGGCCGGGGATAGAGGTGGTCGGCTATTGGTGGCCGGCCGAGTCGTCATGGACGCCGCCGGCCGAGCTGGTTTCCTTTCTGGCCGCCGGTCCGGCGCCGGTCTTCGTCGGTTTCGGCAGCATGGCTGGTGGTCACGGCGGCAGCATCGGCGAAGTCGTTGCCGCGGCGGTGAGATCCGCCGGCGTGCGCGCCGTCGTCCAGGCTGGCTGGGCCGGGCTGGATGTGGCTGGCGACGACATCCTGCGGATCGGCAGTGCGCCGCACGACTGGCTCTTTCCACGGATGGCGGCGGTCGTGCACCACTGCGGTGCCGGCACGACCGGAGCCGGCGTACGGGCCGCGGTGCCGGCCGTCGGTGTGCCGGTGATCGCCGACCAGCCGTTCTGGGCCGCACGGCTCGGCCGGTTGGGGGTCAGTCCCGGTGCCATCCGGCTCAGGGACCTGACCGCCGAGCCGCTGGCCGCGCTGATCCGGCAGGCTGTCGAGGATCCTTCGTACGCGGTCACGGCAAAAGCGCTGGCGGCGCGGGTCACCGCCGAGGATGGCGCCGCGGCGGTCATCGCCGCGGTCGACCGGGTGACCGCCGCGGCCTAGAACGGTCGATCCTATTGCCTAT
Proteins encoded:
- a CDS encoding glycosyltransferase produces the protein MKIVIVAVGSRGDIAPFTGLAMRLRSAGHDVAIATQRIFADTVRATGCEFRVIPGNIQELLAANAEWAEAGGGLRGIKVNLQLSRQLMDDVAAGIVPACEGADVLLLQRAAQVHGYLVGRAMSIPTIGLELFPGAPTEEFAPAAYGARSLGKWGNRSLIRLLARIPNNLDGPLKDFCRTLGLPARGVGAVRIEMTDDRHWPLLHGFSPEIVPRPADWRPGIEVVGYWWPAESSWTPPAELVSFLAAGPAPVFVGFGSMAGGHGGSIGEVVAAAVRSAGVRAVVQAGWAGLDVAGDDILRIGSAPHDWLFPRMAAVVHHCGAGTTGAGVRAAVPAVGVPVIADQPFWAARLGRLGVSPGAIRLRDLTAEPLAALIRQAVEDPSYAVTAKALAARVTAEDGAAAVIAAVDRVTAAA